In Gadus morhua chromosome 2, gadMor3.0, whole genome shotgun sequence, a single window of DNA contains:
- the c2h16orf89 gene encoding UPF0764 protein C16orf89 homolog, with amino-acid sequence MPGEKPRAMPGLVAVLVVLVAASAAQEDVTDHILNSLSRAAAFLESEHENINLDGVVGYLILQAELKEAVRTWPHSDPLSWAQRTSTVALLRRLDQSLAKATLALQRHDPKYYREFEPLLDWRFWKVPQAWGSTDPSLRYASSQPSECYDEQLSDSCMTLLLGTWKQKGTPCIVTESCRDTMTMFDCPLYSLSHQLLYFLIASMKGCSSLLKGDVRESRANLTEADYQKIFCSNMMSSNQEALKTGLNAHTQDIFIENILLCGLAGFSDFYKPDWLQHILRLQDPTSGCFGRDERAMSQIMGEELLEQLRPPPPPPRRVKRREKTLRDGCSSHVTGVAVSALGGYLNYQLTEQDITKRPLAPPSS; translated from the exons ATGCCTGGAGAGAAGCCCCGAGCCATGCCGGGGCTCGTCGCCGTGCTGGTCGTCCTTGTGGCGGCCAGCGCCGCTCAGGAGGACGTCACGGACCACATCCTTAACAGCCTGTCGCGAGCCGCAGCTTTCCTGGAGAGCGAGCACGAGAACATCAACCTGGACGGGGTGGTGGGGTATCTCATACTGCAGG CCGAGCTGAAGGAGGCCGTGCGGACGTGGCCCCACTCCGACCCCCTGAGCTGGGCCCagcggacctccaccgtggccCTGCTGCGGAGGCTGGACCAGAGCCTGGCCAAGGCCACGCTCGCCCTGCAGAGACACGACCCCAAGTACTACcgag agtTCGAGCCCCTACTGGACTGGCGGTTCTGGAAGGTCCCCCAGGCCTGGGGCTCCACGGACCCCAGCCTGCGCTACGCGTCCAGCCAGCCCAGCGAGTGCTACGATGAGCAGCTGAGCGACTCCTGCATGACGCTCCTCTTGGGCACCTG GAAGCAGAAGGGGACCCCGTGCATCGTGACCGAGTCGTGCAGAGACACCATGACCATGTTCGACTGCccgctctactctctctctcaccagctGCTCTATTTCCTCATCGCTTCCATG aaGGGCTGCAGCAGCCTGCTGAAGGGAGACGTCCGGGAGTCCAGAGCCAACCTGACGGAGGCAGACTACCAGAAGATCTTCTGCTCCAACATGATGAGCAGCAACCAGGAGGCCCTGAAGACCGGCCTCAACGCTCACACCCAGGACATCTTCATCGAGAACA tccTGCTGTGTGGTCTGGCCGGCTTCTCCGACTTCTACAAACCGGACTGGCTGCAGCACATCCTCAGACTGCAGGACCCGACGTCCGGTTGCTTCGGGAGGGATG AGCGGGCGATGTCCCAGATCATGGGGGAGGAGCTTCTGGAGCAGCtgcgccccccgcccccgccccccaggagGGTGAAGCGGAGGGAGAAGACCCTGAGAG ACGGGTGCTCCAGTCATGTGACCGGGGTGGCGGTGAGTGCGCTGGGCGGCTACCTCAACTACCAGCTGACGGAGCAGGACATCACCAAGAGACCGctggccccgccctcctcataa
- the alg1 gene encoding chitobiosyldiphosphodolichol beta-mannosyltransferase isoform X1 has translation MAAPVLSTSLVVVSSLIAACLSVFYLTSGSSTCHLVPLSALAVCGLVFCGYLRWRGAGPAEHRVCVVVVGDIGRSPRMQYHALSLSRHGYQVDLVGFLGTKPHNEVLNEEKITITAMADVKGVQVGPRVVSYVTKVIAQSVQILVTLMETRRPSHILLQNPPGLPSMAVCWLLCLLRGSRLVVDWHNYGFTILALAHPHTHPLVRLAQWYERAVGPLAAHHLCVSEAMKEDLRENWGIRATTLYDRPPAIFKETPLELRHQLFLRLAQTLPPFRTRGEEAGGAGERTAFTLRDPVDQSVTWRPHRPALLISSTSWTEDEDFSVLLKALEEYERCVREGRGLPALVCVITGKGPQKEYYRKLIDGLHLEHVQICTPWLEAEDYPTLLGSADLGVCLHRSSSGLDLPMKVVDMFGCCLPVCAIHYNCLSELVKHEENGLVFRDSQELASQLQALLSGFPRAGGRLEDFRRSLQTNRGKRWDDNWTQTVLPLITMTTPSP, from the exons ATGGCGGCACCGGTTCTCTCCACGTCACTAGTCGTAGTTTCCTCTCTAATTGCTGCGTGCTTATCAGTGTTTTACTTAACTTCTGGTTCTTCAACATGCCACCTCGTCCCCCTGAGCGCCCTGGccgtgtgtgggttggtgttcTGCGGGTATCTACGGTGGAGGGGCGCCGGTCCGGCGGAGCACCGGGTGTGCGTGGTGGTGGTCGGGGACATCGGACGCAGTCCTCGGATGCAGTACCACGCGCTGTCTCTCAGCCGGCACGGGTACCAGGTGGACCTGGTCGGCTTTCTGG GCACTAAACCACACAATGAGGTTCTGAACGAGGAGAAAATCACGATAACAGCGATGGCCGACGTGAAAGGCGTTCAGG TGGGTCCGCGCGTCGTCTCCTACGTCACCAAGGTCATCGCCCAGAGCGTCCAGATTCTGGTCACCTTGATGGAGACCAGAAGGCCCTCGCACATCCTACTGCAG AACCCCCCAGGCCTCCCCAGCATGGCGGTGTGCTGGCTGCTGTGTCTCCTGAGGGGCTCCCGGCTGGTGGTCGACTGGCACAACTACGGCTTCACCATCCTGGCcctcgcacacccacacacacaccccctggtCCGGCTGGCACAGTG GTACGAGCGTGCGGTCGGGCCGCTGGCCGCCCACCACCTGTGTGTCAGCGAGGCCATGAAGGAGGACCTGCGGGAGAACTGGGGCATCAG ggccaccACGCTGTACGACCGGCCGCCCGCCATCTTCAAGGAGACGCCTCTGGAGCTCCGGCACCAGCTGTTCCTCCGCCTGGCccagaccctcccccccttcagGACCAG GGGCGAGGAGGCAGGCGGGGCCGGGGAGCGGACGGCCTTCACCCTCAGGGACCCGGTGGACCAGAGCGTGACCTGGAGGCCCCACAGACCCGCCCTGCTCATCAGCAGCACCAGCTGGACCG AGGATGAGGACTTCTCGGTTCTTCTGAAAGCTCTGgaag AGTACGAGCGTTGCGTCAgagaggggcgtggcctgcCAGCCCTGGTGTGTGTCATCACAG gtaAAGGACCTCAGAAGGAGTATTACAGGAAGTTGATCGACGGCCTCCATCTGGAACACGTGCAGATCTGTACACCGTGGCTGGAGGCTGAGGACTACCCCACGTTGCTAG GTTCTGCAGACCTGGGCGTGTGTCTCCATCGCTCCTCCAGCGGCCTGGACCTCCCCATGAAGGTGGTGGACATGTTCGGATGTTGCCTGCCAGTCTGCGCCATCCACTACAACTG tttgtcaGAGCTGGTGAAACACGAGGAGAACGGTCTGGTCTTCAGGGACTCCCAGGAGCTAGCGTCTCAGCTACAG GCCCTGCTGTCAGGGTTCCCGCGGGCCGGGGGCCGACTGGAGGACTTCAGGAGGAGCCTCCAGACCAACAGGGGGAAGCGATGGGATGACAACTGGACCCAGACCGTCCTGCCGCTCATCACCATGACGACACCGTCACCATGA
- the alg1 gene encoding chitobiosyldiphosphodolichol beta-mannosyltransferase isoform X2 has protein sequence MAVCWLLCLLRGSRLVVDWHNYGFTILALAHPHTHPLVRLAQWYERAVGPLAAHHLCVSEAMKEDLRENWGIRATTLYDRPPAIFKETPLELRHQLFLRLAQTLPPFRTRGEEAGGAGERTAFTLRDPVDQSVTWRPHRPALLISSTSWTEDEDFSVLLKALEEYERCVREGRGLPALVCVITGKGPQKEYYRKLIDGLHLEHVQICTPWLEAEDYPTLLGSADLGVCLHRSSSGLDLPMKVVDMFGCCLPVCAIHYNCLSELVKHEENGLVFRDSQELASQLQALLSGFPRAGGRLEDFRRSLQTNRGKRWDDNWTQTVLPLITMTTPSP, from the exons ATGGCGGTGTGCTGGCTGCTGTGTCTCCTGAGGGGCTCCCGGCTGGTGGTCGACTGGCACAACTACGGCTTCACCATCCTGGCcctcgcacacccacacacacaccccctggtCCGGCTGGCACAGTG GTACGAGCGTGCGGTCGGGCCGCTGGCCGCCCACCACCTGTGTGTCAGCGAGGCCATGAAGGAGGACCTGCGGGAGAACTGGGGCATCAG ggccaccACGCTGTACGACCGGCCGCCCGCCATCTTCAAGGAGACGCCTCTGGAGCTCCGGCACCAGCTGTTCCTCCGCCTGGCccagaccctcccccccttcagGACCAG GGGCGAGGAGGCAGGCGGGGCCGGGGAGCGGACGGCCTTCACCCTCAGGGACCCGGTGGACCAGAGCGTGACCTGGAGGCCCCACAGACCCGCCCTGCTCATCAGCAGCACCAGCTGGACCG AGGATGAGGACTTCTCGGTTCTTCTGAAAGCTCTGgaag AGTACGAGCGTTGCGTCAgagaggggcgtggcctgcCAGCCCTGGTGTGTGTCATCACAG gtaAAGGACCTCAGAAGGAGTATTACAGGAAGTTGATCGACGGCCTCCATCTGGAACACGTGCAGATCTGTACACCGTGGCTGGAGGCTGAGGACTACCCCACGTTGCTAG GTTCTGCAGACCTGGGCGTGTGTCTCCATCGCTCCTCCAGCGGCCTGGACCTCCCCATGAAGGTGGTGGACATGTTCGGATGTTGCCTGCCAGTCTGCGCCATCCACTACAACTG tttgtcaGAGCTGGTGAAACACGAGGAGAACGGTCTGGTCTTCAGGGACTCCCAGGAGCTAGCGTCTCAGCTACAG GCCCTGCTGTCAGGGTTCCCGCGGGCCGGGGGCCGACTGGAGGACTTCAGGAGGAGCCTCCAGACCAACAGGGGGAAGCGATGGGATGACAACTGGACCCAGACCGTCCTGCCGCTCATCACCATGACGACACCGTCACCATGA
- the eef2kmt gene encoding protein-lysine N-methyltransferase EEF2KMT isoform X1, whose translation MEDRAALLSTFQASFFAMTRLSPLHWERLRGELEKDKSPELIAAILKKTSLSPLAQKHPPSAKYRRSFLTELITMLEQMCLEPLDELYEGLAGVLSDQKSEDCYKTYLLPGGGAVTLTESVALVSQGTTGLVTWEAGLHLAEWAGEHLEAFSGRVVLELGCGVGLTGLVVCRGCSPSRYVFSDFHPSVLRRLRANLELNGLGEGPAGGAHGGGVVRVEELDWESVSEERLREIGADTVIASDVVYDPDLLPGLVRLLSLVLSCSSPEAPQVFICSPIRNPDTYNSFKRQLEAAGVGYEVIRGAGRQVLSYHRASTIEMMQLTLHTQ comes from the exons ATGGAGGACAGGGCGGCTTTACTGAGTACATTTCAAGCCTCGTTTTTTGCAATGACTCGTTTGTCTCCTCTTCACTGGGAG AGGCTTCGAGGAGAGCTGGAAAAAGACAAGTCCCCTGAACTGATAGCAGCGATTTTGAAAAAG ACCAGTCTGAGTCCTCTGGCTCAGAAACACCCGCCGTCCGCCAAGTACCGGAGATCTTTCCTCACGGAGCTCATCACGATG ctGGAACAAATGTGTCTGGAACCGCTAGATGAGCTGTATGAGGGTCTGGCCGGGGTCCTCAGCGATCAGAAGAGTGAAGACTGCTACAAGACCTACCTACTG CCTGGCGGGGGGGCGGTGACTCTGACGGAGAGCGTGGCGCTGGTCTCCCAGGGAACCACGGGCCTGGTCACCTGGGAGGCCGGGCTGCACCTGGCCGAGTGGGCCGGGGAGCACCTGGAGGCCTTCAGCGGCAG ggtggtgctggagctggGCTGCGGGGTGGGGCTGACGGGGTTGGTGGTGTGCCGCGGCTGCAGCCCCTCCCGCTACGTGTTCAGTGACTTCCACCCCAGCGTCCTGCGGAGACTCCGGGCCAACCTGGAGCTCAAcggcctgggggaggggcctgcTGGTGGCGCCCACGGTGGAGGCgtggtcagggtggaggagctggactgGGAGTCGGTCAGCGAGGAGCGACTCCGAGAGATCGGAGCCGACACCGTCATCGCTTCAG ACGTGGTCTACGACCCGGACCTCCTCCCCGGTCTGGTGAGGCTGCTCTCCCTGGTCCTCAGCTGTTCCTCCCCTGAAGCTCCTCAGGTCTTCATCTGCTCACCGATCCGAAACCCAGACACATACAACAGCTTCAAGAGGCAGCTGG AGGCTGCGGGGGTCGGTTATGAGGTCATCCGTGGAGCGGGAAGGCAGGTGTTGTCCTACCACAGAGCGTCCACCATCGAGATGATGCAGCTGACgttacacacacaataa
- the eef2kmt gene encoding protein-lysine N-methyltransferase EEF2KMT isoform X2 gives MEDRAALLSTFQASFFAMTRLSPLHWERLRGELEKDKSPELIAAILKKLEQMCLEPLDELYEGLAGVLSDQKSEDCYKTYLLPGGGAVTLTESVALVSQGTTGLVTWEAGLHLAEWAGEHLEAFSGRVVLELGCGVGLTGLVVCRGCSPSRYVFSDFHPSVLRRLRANLELNGLGEGPAGGAHGGGVVRVEELDWESVSEERLREIGADTVIASDVVYDPDLLPGLVRLLSLVLSCSSPEAPQVFICSPIRNPDTYNSFKRQLEAAGVGYEVIRGAGRQVLSYHRASTIEMMQLTLHTQ, from the exons ATGGAGGACAGGGCGGCTTTACTGAGTACATTTCAAGCCTCGTTTTTTGCAATGACTCGTTTGTCTCCTCTTCACTGGGAG AGGCTTCGAGGAGAGCTGGAAAAAGACAAGTCCCCTGAACTGATAGCAGCGATTTTGAAAAAG ctGGAACAAATGTGTCTGGAACCGCTAGATGAGCTGTATGAGGGTCTGGCCGGGGTCCTCAGCGATCAGAAGAGTGAAGACTGCTACAAGACCTACCTACTG CCTGGCGGGGGGGCGGTGACTCTGACGGAGAGCGTGGCGCTGGTCTCCCAGGGAACCACGGGCCTGGTCACCTGGGAGGCCGGGCTGCACCTGGCCGAGTGGGCCGGGGAGCACCTGGAGGCCTTCAGCGGCAG ggtggtgctggagctggGCTGCGGGGTGGGGCTGACGGGGTTGGTGGTGTGCCGCGGCTGCAGCCCCTCCCGCTACGTGTTCAGTGACTTCCACCCCAGCGTCCTGCGGAGACTCCGGGCCAACCTGGAGCTCAAcggcctgggggaggggcctgcTGGTGGCGCCCACGGTGGAGGCgtggtcagggtggaggagctggactgGGAGTCGGTCAGCGAGGAGCGACTCCGAGAGATCGGAGCCGACACCGTCATCGCTTCAG ACGTGGTCTACGACCCGGACCTCCTCCCCGGTCTGGTGAGGCTGCTCTCCCTGGTCCTCAGCTGTTCCTCCCCTGAAGCTCCTCAGGTCTTCATCTGCTCACCGATCCGAAACCCAGACACATACAACAGCTTCAAGAGGCAGCTGG AGGCTGCGGGGGTCGGTTATGAGGTCATCCGTGGAGCGGGAAGGCAGGTGTTGTCCTACCACAGAGCGTCCACCATCGAGATGATGCAGCTGACgttacacacacaataa
- the pigq gene encoding LOW QUALITY PROTEIN: phosphatidylinositol N-acetylglucosaminyltransferase subunit Q (The sequence of the model RefSeq protein was modified relative to this genomic sequence to represent the inferred CDS: inserted 1 base in 1 codon; deleted 5 bases in 4 codons), with protein sequence MVLKVFFPQCCNRAASGLLVGRWLPGRDTAVVLAVIHYPFIPSTVKQYLQKVQAQSQVPVEVLGSWSMPSEKQEGLDSFLRDLRTIFPQGRWLQVSREVGKTGFSCQLLPLALGEGGGGKEKKKKKKKKKEDLAEGDEKEEEEEVEEKDRVIFVHYDQRKVMVSQLHPLEXAPAPPDSEETSELRQMFWTVGRSEPLFLKDKYDDGPLKMSHWQSEGREASIMVELMKLASTPLCLLLAWVLGAWGWVTGTRLLNLPPLRFLSVSCPSCVQLSHRTAHMKTVGSLDRATSHTDFMRKANVLVSVLLDVFLGLLFISWLYREQRLARLASALMPAADRVSKELQELLQWLMGAPAGLKMNRALDQVLGRFFLYHIHLWISYLRLLAPFLEVILWYGGLSAALGLTFALSLLSDMLALLTFHIYCFYVYGARLYCMKLYGLCSLWRLFRGRKWNVLRQRVDSCCYDLDQLFIGTLLFTILLFLLPTTALYYLVFTMLRLMVVALQGMLHLSVDLINSFPVFALGLRVFTPYRLAEGVKFRVLSDEPGTALHLLMEMNALGFGSVVQTYRTPTYSCYPPDSWGALLRKLFVGELVFPWKRKTTKTD encoded by the exons ATGGTGCTGAAGGTCTTCTTCCCGCAGTGCTGCAACCGCGCGGCCAGCGGGCTGCTGGTGGGCCGCTGGCTGCCCGGCCGCGACACGGCCGTGGTGCTGGCCGTCATCCACTACCCCTTCATCCCCAGCACCGTGAAACAGTACCTCCAGAAG GTCCAGGCCCAGAGCCAGGTGCCGGTGGAGGTGCTGGGCTCGTGGAGCATGCCCAGTGAGAAGCAGGAGGGTCTGGACTCCTTCCTGAGGGACCTCCGCACCATCTTCCCCCAGGGCCGCTGGCTGCAGGTCAGCCGGGAGGTGGGCAAGACCGGCTTCAGCTGCCAGCTGCTCCCGCTGGCCctaggtgaggggggggggggg aaggagaagaagaagaagaagaagaagaagaaggaggatcTGGCGGAGGGTGATG agaaggaggaggaagaggaggtggaggagaaggacagAGTCATCTTCGTCCACTACGACCAGAGGAAGGTGATGGTGTCCCAGCTCCACCCTCTGG AGGCCCCAGCCCCGCCCGACTCGGAGGAAACCTCAGAACTCAGACAG ATGTTCTGGACGGTGGGCCGCAGCGAGCCGCTCTTCCTGAAGGATAAGTACGATGAC GGGCCGCTGAAGATGAGCCACTGGCAGTCGGAGGGCCGCGAGGCCAGCATC ATGGTGGAGCTGATGAAGCTGGCCTCCACCCCGCTCTGCCTGCTGCTGGCCTGGGTG CTGGGCGCCTGGGGCTGGGTCACTGGCACACG gctgCTGAACCTCCCTCCTCTGCGCTTCCTGTCAGTAAGCTGTCCCTCCTGCGTTCAGCTGAGCCACAGGACCGCCCACATGAAGACCGTGGGC TCCTTAGACAGAGCCACCAGCCACACAGACTTCatgag GAAGGCCAACGTGCTGGTGTCCGTGCTGCTGGACGTCTTCCTTGGGCTGCTCTTCATCTCCTGGCTCTACCGGGAGCAGCGGCTGGCCCGCCTGGCCAGCGCCCTGATGCCCGCCGCAGAC cgtgtctCCAAGGAGCTGCAGGAGCTGCTCCAGTGGCTGATGGGAGCTCCGGCCGGACTGAAGATGAACCGAGCCCTGGACCAGGTGCTGGGGCGCTTCTTCCTCTACCACATCCACCTCTGGATca GTTACCTGCGGCTGCTGGCTCCCTTCCTGGAGGTGATCCTGTGGTATGGAGGTCTGTCCGCGGCCCTAGGCCTGACCttcgccctctctctgctgtcGGACATGCTGGCCCTCCTCACCTTCCACATCTACTGCTTCTACGTCTACGGAGCCAG gctctACTGTATGAAGCTCTAcggtctctgttctctctggaGACTCTTCAGAGGCAGGAAGTGGAACGTTCTGCGGCAGAGAGTCGACTCGTGCTGCTACGACCTGGACCAG CTCTTCATCGGGACCCTCCTCTTCACCATCTTGTTGTTCCTGCTGCCCACCACAGCCCTCTACTACCTGGTCTTCACCATG CTGCGTCTGATGGTGGTGGCCCTGCAGGGCATGCTGCACCTCAGCGTGGACCTCATCAACTCCTTCCCCGTGTTCGCCCTCGGCCTCCGCGTCTTCACACCGTACCGCCTGGCTG agGGGGTGAAGTTTCGAGTTCTGTCTGATGAGCCTGGGACAGCCTTACATCTGCTTATGGAG ATGAACGCTCTGGGGTTCGGTTCGGTGGTCCAGACCTACCGGACCCCCACCTACAGCTGCTACCCGCCGGACTCCTGGGGCGCCCTGCTCAGGAAGCTCTTCGTGGGGGAGCTGGTGTTCCCCTGGAAACGCAAGACCACCAAGACAGACTGA
- the rab40c gene encoding ras-related protein Rab-40C, whose translation MGSQGSPVKSYDYLLKFLLVGDSDVGKGEILDSLQDGSAESPYAYSSGIDYKTTTILLDGRRVKLELWDTSGQGRFCTIFRSYSRGAQGILLVYDITNRWSFDGIDRWITEIDEHAPGVPRILVGNRLHLAFKRQVPTEQARAYAEKNGMTFFEVSPLCNFNVIESFTELSRIVLMRHGMEKFWRPNRVFTLQDLCCRAIVSCTPVHLIDKLPLPVAIKSHLKSFSMANGMNAVMMHGRSYSLASGPAGSKGNSLKRNKAVRPPQSPPQSCTRSNCKIS comes from the exons ATGGGCAGCCAGGGTAGCCCGGTGAAGAGCTACGACTACCTTCTGAAGTTCCTTCTGGTCGGTGACAGCGACGTGGGCAAGGGGGAGATCCTCGACAGCCTCCAGGACGGGTCCGCGGAGTCTCCCTACGCCTACAGCAGcg GCATCGACTACAAGACCACCACCATCCTCCTGGATGGCAGAAGGGTCAAACTAGAACTCTG GGACACCTCGGGACAGGGACGATTCTGCACCATCTTCCGGTCGTACTCCCGCGGGGCTCAG GGGATCCTGCTGGTTTACGACATCACAAATCGATGGTCATTTGACGGAATTGACCGGTGGATCACAGAAATAGACgag catgcaccaggGGTCCCCCGGATCCTGGTGGGGAACCGGCTCCACCTGGCCTTCAAGCGGCAGGTGCCCACAGAGCAGGCCCGCGCCTACGCCGAGAAGAACGGTATGACCTTCTTCGAGGTCAGCCCTCTGTGCAACTTCAACGTCATCGAGTCGTTCACCGAGCTGTCCCGGATCGTCCTCATGAGGCACGGCATGGAGAAGTTCTGGAGGCCCAACCGAG TCTTCACTCTGCAGGACCTGTGCTGCCGGGCCATCGTCTCCTGCACTCCGGTCCACCTCATCGACAAGCTGCCGCTGCCGGTGGCCATCAAGTCCCACCTGAAGTCGTTCTCCATGGCCAACGGGATGAACGCCGTCATGATGCACGGACGCTCGTACTCGCTGGCCAGCGGCCCCGCCGGCTCCAAGGGCAACAGCCTGAAGAGGAACAAGGCCGTCCggcccccccagagccccccccaGAGCTGCACCCGCAGCAACTGCAAGATCTcctag
- the nags gene encoding N-acetylglutamate synthase, mitochondrial, giving the protein MSTVNSSSTGRRAVVLAGRYWSQPASSPAPQRRMFRPPRRLVSSNAAGDGSKTVAWAQLQEDATGPLTTQDRHLRSHRTLIYRDVKAFLKEIGGDPREARYWLTQFQRASAAHAPAFAVLELDHSVFESRDLVHKLAFGLSFLQRMDMKPVVVMGLAGGAPAEQRRQLVEDCKLLTEVLQQHSATVLPFFSAEAMLSLQEPPHSAAPPVVAVDASLLQWSLDCGAVPLVCPVGRDQGGSSVPLDAGEVTAAICRTLQPHKVMFLTREGGLRNHQGQVLGSVSVPADLPGLLGAPWLQPEEQRRVETIARLLNQLPRDSTAVITSACTLLTELFSNRGSGTLFKNADPIHRYSSLQQVDTTRLLALINSSFERTLSESYLEKLESRLHSIYLSEGYSAVAVVTKEQVASATPYLDKFVVSSSLQGQGTGHLLWDYIRQDLGRLFWRSRACNRINPWYFKHCDGSFVSGEWTVFWVGLTDIRDSYELVEYARTLPDSFIAQSGTRAPVPPG; this is encoded by the exons ATGTCAACAgtgaacagcagcagcaccggCCGCCGAGCCGTGGTCCTGGCGGGTCGGTACTGGTCCCAGCCCGCCTCCTCCCCAGCTCCCCAGAGGAGGATGTTCAGACCGCCGCGGCGCCTAGTGAGCTCCAATGCCGCAGGCGACGGGAGCAAGACCGTGGCTTGGGCCCAGCTGCAGGAGGACGCCACCGGCCCGCTGACGACCCAGGACCGCCATTTGCGGTCCCACCGGACCCTGATCTACCGGGATGTAAAGGCGTTCCTGAAGGAGATCGGCGGGGACCCGCGTGAGGCGCGCTACTGGCTCACCCAGTTCCAGAGAGCCTCCGCGGCGCACGCTCCTGCGTTTGCGGTCCTGGAG ctgGACCACTCGGTCTTCGAGAGCCGGGACCTGGTCCACAAGCTGGCCTTCGGGCTCTCCTTCCTGCAGCGGATGGACATGaagccggtggtggtgatggggctGGCGGGCGGAGCGCCGGCGGAGCAGCGCCGGCAGCTGGTGGAGGACTGCAAGCTGCTGACGGAGGTGCTGCAGCAGCACTCAGCCACCGTGCTGCCCTTCTTCTCCGCCGAGGCCATGCTGAGCCTGCAGGAGCCCccccacag tgcggCCCCCCCGGTGGTGGCAGTGGACGCCTCCCTGCTCCAGTGGAGTCTGGACTGCGGGGCGGTGCCGCTGGTCTGCCCCGTGGGCCGCGACCAGGGCGGGAGCTCGGTGCCGCTGGACGCCGGAGAGGTGACGGCGGCCATCTGCAGAACGCTGCAGCCCCACAAGGTCATGTTCCTGACCCGGGAGGGGGGGCTGCGGAACCACCAGGGACAG GTGCTGGGCTCCGTCTCGGTCCCGGCGGACCTGCCCGGGCTGCTGGGCGCCCCCTGGCTGCAGCCGGAGGAACAGCGGCGGGTGGAGACCATCGCCCGGCTGCTCAACCAGCTGCCCAGAGACTCCACCGCCGTCATCACCTCCGCCTGCACCCTGCTGACGGAGCTGTTCAGCAAccggg GTTCTGGAACCCTCTTTAAGAACGCAGACCCCATACACAG gtacTCGTCCCTGCAGCAGGTGGACACCACGCGCCTGCTGGCTCTCATCAACTCGTCGTTCGAGCGGACGCTGAGCGAGAGCTACCTGGAGAAGCTGGAGTCACGGCTGCACTCCATCTACCTGTCAGAGGg CTACAGCGCGGTTGCCGTGGTCACCAAGGAGCAGGTGGCCAGCGCCACGCCCTACCTGGACAAGTTTGTGGTGAGCAGCAGCCTGCAGGGTCAGGGGACGGGCCACCTGCTGTGGGACTACATCAGACAGGACCTGGGCCGGCTCTTCTGGAGGTCCAGAGCCTGCAACAGGATCAACCCCtg GTactttaagcactgtgacgggAGTTTCGTGAGCGGCGAGTGGACGGTGTTCTGGGTGGGGCTGACGGACATCAGAGACTCCTACGAGCTGGTGGAGTACGCCAGGACCCTCCCCGACTCCTTCATCGCCCAATCAGGGACCAGAGCCCCCGTGCCCCCCGGCTGA